Proteins from a single region of Pseudomonas sp. BSw22131:
- the nuoN gene encoding NADH-quinone oxidoreductase subunit NuoN — protein sequence MDLTIQHFIALAPLLITSITIVVVMLGIAWRRNHSQSFLLTVAGLNLALLSIYPALKVAPLVVTPLLQIDAFACLYMAIILVSTLACVTLAHAYLGEGKAGYPGNREELYLLILMAAAGGLVLVAAQHLAGLFIGLELLSVPVYGLVAYAFFNKRSLEGGIKYMVLSAAGSAFLLFGMALLYADAGTLSFSGIGKAIEATGMPSTLASLGLGMMLVGLGFKLSLVPFHLWTPDVYEGAPAPVAAFLATASKVAVFAVMVRLFQISPAASSGVLTDVMSVIAVASILVGNLLALTQTNLKRLLGYSSIAHFGYLMIAMVASKGMAVEAISVYLVTYVLTSLGAFGVITLMSSPYSGRDADAMFEYRGLFWRRPYLTAVLTVMMLSLAGIPLTAGFIGKFYIIATGVESHLWWLTGSLVVGSAIGVFYYLRVMVTLYLQDSKIQRHDAPFNWAQRAGGVMLLGIALLAFFLGVYPQPLLTLVQHAGL from the coding sequence ATGGACCTGACGATTCAACACTTTATTGCGCTGGCGCCGCTGCTGATTACCAGCATCACCATTGTTGTGGTGATGCTCGGGATCGCATGGCGTCGCAATCACTCCCAATCATTCCTGCTGACTGTTGCAGGACTCAACCTGGCCCTGCTGTCAATCTATCCGGCCCTCAAGGTCGCGCCGCTGGTGGTGACGCCCCTGCTGCAGATCGACGCGTTCGCCTGTTTGTATATGGCGATCATTCTGGTTTCCACACTGGCTTGCGTCACCCTCGCTCATGCGTATCTGGGTGAGGGCAAAGCCGGTTATCCCGGTAACCGCGAAGAACTTTACCTGCTGATCCTGATGGCGGCTGCTGGCGGGCTGGTGTTGGTAGCGGCGCAGCATCTGGCCGGGTTGTTCATCGGCCTGGAACTGCTGTCGGTGCCGGTCTACGGGCTGGTGGCGTATGCATTCTTCAACAAGCGCTCGCTGGAAGGCGGTATCAAGTACATGGTGCTGTCAGCGGCAGGTTCTGCTTTCCTGCTGTTCGGCATGGCATTGCTCTACGCAGACGCGGGCACGTTGAGCTTCAGCGGTATCGGCAAGGCGATTGAAGCCACCGGCATGCCAAGCACGCTTGCATCGCTGGGCCTGGGCATGATGCTGGTGGGTCTGGGCTTCAAGCTCTCGCTCGTACCTTTCCACCTGTGGACGCCGGACGTGTACGAAGGCGCGCCTGCTCCAGTCGCCGCTTTCCTCGCCACGGCCAGTAAAGTGGCGGTGTTCGCGGTAATGGTGCGGTTGTTTCAGATCTCGCCAGCGGCCAGCAGTGGCGTGTTGACGGATGTGATGTCTGTTATCGCGGTGGCTTCGATTCTGGTGGGTAACCTGTTGGCGCTCACGCAGACCAACCTCAAGCGCCTGCTGGGTTATTCGTCGATCGCGCACTTCGGTTACCTGATGATCGCGATGGTGGCGAGCAAGGGCATGGCGGTTGAAGCCATCAGCGTTTACCTGGTGACCTATGTGCTGACCAGCCTGGGCGCTTTCGGTGTGATCACGCTGATGTCGTCGCCTTACAGCGGTCGTGACGCTGACGCGATGTTTGAATACCGAGGCCTGTTCTGGCGTCGTCCGTACCTGACTGCGGTGTTGACGGTCATGATGCTGTCGCTGGCGGGTATTCCGCTGACGGCGGGTTTCATCGGTAAGTTCTACATCATCGCGACGGGCGTCGAGTCGCACTTGTGGTGGCTGACCGGATCGCTGGTGGTGGGTAGCGCGATTGGTGTTTTCTACTATCTGCGCGTGATGGTGACGCTGTATTTGCAGGATTCGAAGATCCAGCGCCACGACGCCCCGTTCAACTGGGCGCAGCGTGCGGGTGGTGTGATGCTGTTGGGGATTGCGCTGCTGGCGTTCTTCCTCGGGGTTTATCCGCAACCGCTGCTGACTCTGGTGCAGCACGCCGGCTTGTGA